aaataattttttgcaAGTTTTTAATCTAATACTTTGTAATTGTATCACATTCATGCTGAAAAGAAATTCTATAAAGCTTTCTAAAATATACTTTGGAATATGAGGTTATATAGACATGGGATAGGCAATGTTCTCTTGGCAAAAATTTCCCGTTTCAATCCATTCCCTTCTTAATTAGCATGTCACACTTTATATAATTGGAAAACTTTGCGAATTTTTCCCTGAAATTTCCCTTTATTGCCAAGATAAGATTTCTCCTTTCAATGAAAATTAAGTATCCTAGAAgcctttcatttttcttttttttctctttttaactttttttgttCAGATTCCTGCATAATCTTAGGAATTTCTTCCCTTTGTTTCAGTTGTTCGAGTTCTTTTCTGTAGTGAGAAGGTCCAAGATGTCACTTCTGTTGCTTCAAATTCTGTTATGATTCTTGGACaaggtataatttatatttatattccTGTCTGCCATTTTGTTCATTTATAGTCTCAGGACATTCTTGGATAGTGGGATCTCACCTTGTTTCAAGCATGTGGGAAGATTATTTTTAGAGCCCAGTCAAGAGGGTGGACCAATGGGGGACAAAATCAAATATGTAGTAGTGGAGGACCTAAAAAAACTATCGTGGAATTTTTTAGAATGCATAGCTGATCGCACCTAGTTGGAAAAAGGCTTTGGTTTTTGTCATTGACAATCCAAGAACATTCATGCAGCTTTTCTTCCACATCCTTCTTTTGACAAAtcaactaaataaaaatgaaattgatgataaaataatttattatttgtgGAATTTCACCATAAACTCTTAAGAATGATGTTATGATTTCGTATTTCTGTCTATTACTTAACCACCGCCTAAGATTTTTTCCTGCTCAACAGGAGGCTTATATGCATATGCGATTTCCTGAAGTTGCTTTCTAGTTATCCTTTTATCTTTTCCAGTGGTAAGCATATGTGTTCTTATGTGCTGTCACTGACCTATAATTTCTATTTTCTACAACGTTCTAATGTAATCTTGTTTGCAGGAAATCAATGTTCCTGGCTCCCTTGATGTTCTAATGTGTTTCATGGAGTAAATGCTATCTTTCTTAGTAAGTATTTTAGTACGGTAAATTCATTTTTCCCCCAAACACTGAATCGTTCTCAAATGTGATCTAACTATTAGTTGGATTGTCCTCAAGGTCTGCTCCCCATTATAATGTGTTTGTTTTAACATGGCTGGTACGTCATTATTTCTTGAGTCAGGTGCTCTGGCTGCCTCACCAGATGTTGCATCCTCAAGATACTCGAGCTCTTGAAAGGTATGTATATTATATGTAGTAAAACTTTCCCGAACTCGCATCTTTGAAACTCTCAAGTGTAACTTACGTGGTTGCCAGGGATAGATATACCAGTTCTTGACATCTAAAGTCATTCATTAATGATATAGCACGACCTGCTTACATGATATGTATGATGAGATTTGTTACCACAAATGATAATTTGACAGTTATCTTATCTCTTACCCCTTGTGTTCGATTTTTATTGAAGATACAATTGACTGATTTTACGATTTTAGGTCATGGAAAGTTGCATTTTTCCTCGCATGTAATGAGTGCAATTAATACTTGCTTATTGTTGTTTTAGATAGACAAGATCATGGGACTGATTAAACATCTGTGGGGTTCTAAATTCTGAAGTGGAGTTTCCCAACAGCTTTAAAGCCGTCTGTCCTGTGAGACATATCACAGAAACCTGAAAGATTGAGGACTGAGCTGGTTTGAATGAATCCCGTCTTTTGGAGCTTGACCGAAATCATGATTTTCTGCCGGAGAACTGAGCAGGCTTCAATAGGAAAAAGGGGTACAGTCTTTGCAATTGGATTGTTCTGCATGATGAAATATTAGCTTCTCTCTAGCTATGTCTGTAGTCCTTTTATGGAAGATATTTTTGGTGGAGTTgagttatcttttttaatttttttttatgtaaggGTTAATAATATATGTTTGTCACCCCGTTGGTTATGTTTCTTTGATGATCATTATGCCTTGTACGGTACGTGTTTGTGATGGATTTATTCTTACTTCGATGGCTGTATGAAATCCTTATGTTGAGGCCAGCGTCATAGTTCGTTCATACTTCATAAGTGTATGACAGTTGAATGATGGTGAGAGCTTTGGCATATTAAGAGAGTAGAAAAAGGACATATGGGCATAAGCAATAAGCATAGGTTCCTAACTGTTATTTGAAAAAAGTCCTCATTCTAGTAAACTATCATCACATATTAAATGTCATTTTGGAGTAAGAGAAGCAATGATAAACGAGTGGTGCTCATTTCTCATGTAGTGGTAGGTGTTCTTACTTACCACCCATTAGAGACCTAGAATGCTTAATAATCTCTCATGGTTGTAAATATCTTGATATATGGATAGACTAGTCCTTGGGCATGGGAGATGATAGGACAATTCGGTGGGAATTAACCTCAATAAATCATCCATGTGTAAACCAACTTGGGTTAATCGAGTTGTCAGCTTATTCCTTCGCTTAAACAAGTGTCGAGTGTTCGAATTCTGCCTTGTGCATGTAACAATCCATTTGTCAGCAGCACATTCTTAAATGGAGTTTAGATCTGTGACGGATTAGTTTTTGACCTGACGGGTTGGGAGATACCACGTGTATCATAATGCCAGAAACAATTTTAGAACCTCTTCTCGATACCTACGTCGCATAAAGTATCAGACAAAATTGACAACTAAAGTTGAGATCCAGAGGGTGGGACCCTTCTTCCATAATGTGATGACCCTTGGACAGTGTTTGGTTTACCAGTCAAATTGATGCATCAAATTTTTATTGCATCAATTGATCTCTCAAATTATATATCTTCCTCTTGATATCGTTTGACCTATACTAATGTGGATGTACAGGTTTGTAACAAAATAATGTCATTTGAGTAATAGCTGTAAATGATAAAGAAACTTCAGGCGGGAAATGAACTAGGGGTTAACATAATGCACGTTGTTTAATTTAGGTGCCATTTATGATTCAATGCAAATTGAAGTAACGTGACTAAACATTTAAAAGTCTAATTTGAGTATCTACTATTATTGTTGTCATCCACCATTGCACGAAAAATGAACCAATCCCAACGGTTAGCGGTAGTGGTTTGGAGGGAATGGGATAGTGTAGTTAAGTGTTGCCGTGACAAATCCGAAACACCGATGTAGTAAGGCATATTACATCAGTATTTAACCTGTTTTCTAAATGTTACTAGattaaaattagtaaaaaaaaagaaactctatatgaatcaaaataaaaaaaaaatgaatctTTTATAAGAGCAAACAATTTATTTCCCAGTGTCTCAGTTGTCCGTCCTTGTTGGggttaaaaattttagttttaatgtTTGTCTTCGTAGTCAAACTTGTTTTTGTCTTCCATGTCCCGTGCATTTTTTCTCTTTAGACTAAACCAAACACGTGTGCAACAACAAAAACATTGTGATTCCAACACTTTCTTCACCAGTTATTCATTCCTACCCTTCTGACAAGCGACATCCACTCAATTTTAGTCTCCACTTGACGCCCAGCTCACACAGAAAAGTGAAAACAACCTAGCATCACCAGCCACTACGTTgctattttgcacattttccAATCCTAGATTTGATAGAACCTTATCCTGGAAAAGCAACAGTAACAATCCAGATCAATTTACCCTCAACTGGGATTTTATTTCACTATCTTACAAATTTACAATGAGACTCAATAGATCAAATTTGGAAAGTTCGAAAGAAACTTTACTACAGTTGAATTAGAGAGGCTATTGTCATACCTATTGTATATTTGTATTTGTAGCTGTTGTCATATCTTTCTTaaatcttattttcttttccaaaatactttttaaaaatatataatatatatacaaatacaaaatacatgcaaaaaatatatatttaagagtaaaatatcgtttttgtccccaacgtttgggtAAGTCctatccctaacgtttaaatcgtcctatttgtatccctaacatttataaaagtgattcaatgttattctactatcaattatactaacaaatcagattatattttttaattattctcacttggatacattcattctcaattaggtctcacttgaatgtgttcgattttaatattatacccactatttgtgtttagattcaattatgtccctagaaaagtaaattatgtaaatgttgtaggaattagtttcaacttttgatgagctatttttcggagtggatcatcgattctatcctaaacatttgtattctaacttcaagaagagatttttaaaactcaaactaaagcgttcatgatgtgtaattgacggcaggataacattgaatcacttttacaaacgtTAGGATACAAATAAGACGATTTAAATgttagggacacaaatagaATTTACCCCAAATGTTAAGAACAAAAATGATACCTTACtctatattaaaatataaatgcataataaaaataacttaaacaatacataaatttatatataaatatataatagctAATTTGATGACCAATTTTTGACATGGATATAGCATTTTTGTATCCAATcgtttcttctttcttcaatATGATTTAGTGACTTACAAGAAGCTGGCGTGTGTCGGTAGATTAATGGACATCCCATAGTTAATTGACACAGGTTCCTTTGTGTTATCCGTAATGATTACCTCCATATTTACCTCGTTCTTCTACGTTTTCTCTATGAATATCTTTATTCCTCAAGAAAAAGGCTATGTTAACGAACCACATAAACAAcgaataaaaaaaacttttaattttgtacTACAGTCTAGAGTAGGTGTTATTAACAACCTAATATAGCATTGTTGATTCTTCAAAACATAGTATTATTTTATCTATACTTTTGTCATAACATAAGCCTTtaatttttgtgctttttttgcTTACGTTTACTCAAACTAATATCTAATGAGCATTTAACAAGTTTAAAAGGTAAGAAACAAAAGCTTGAGTATTACAATAGAGAACACGAGTATTCCCTCTTCATTATTATATTCCAATCCAAATAGTAAATATCACTTAAGACAGTGATTCTGAGTGGCATGCAGTACACTTGGGAtcaagctcaaagttgttgggaTGAGTCAAAATTCTGGTACCTGGCTCCTAAAATAGTTTTACCACTTCcaaataaaaaatggaaaatgaaaaaaaaaagtatgttGATTATATAGTAAATAATCAGCGTTTACATGATTATTTACTACAAAGAAGGAGATAGAAAGAGCAGAACAACAGAGCTTTCCTCTCACCTTTTTACAGTCTAGAATTCAAGATGCAGGGCACCATTAATGGATCTCACCCTCGAACAGTATACATTACACTTAATATACAGAGAGATATACATTCGGTAGATTCTTTCTTCAACTTACTACAAGGAAATTTCAAGACTAAGAAAGTACCCGACTTATTGGGGATGGTCAAAAGAACGCTAATGCTAATGCTACTACTCACTCAATCTGCACATCCTGTCTCTTTAGTCCAGCGAAAAAGTTCCATCACAATATCTACAAGAAGTAACATAAAATATATTACTTACAATTACATTTTTTCGGTCAGTTCAGTAAAAGTCAATAAAAGTTCAAGTATGTAGCTTTGAATGTTAAAAGAACTAATTACGGAAATGTTGAAATACCTTTTGAGTAAGTATGCATTTCTAGATAAATATAAGTTCTTGACTTGAAATCTGATCAACTTTAACTTATAGTTATGTTTTACCCTTTTGTTGTGATATTTTCAttataatgatgatgatattgaataataatttaaacaGAGGAATGCACTAATAAGAATATGTAAGAAAATATACTTGTTGCTAAACTTCTCAACAGCATCTGTAGCATATAGAAGGGTTTCATTGGCTTTTTCTAGAACCATGTAAAGCTCCCTCCCTCTAGTGATTCGAGAGATAACCCAAGCGTTGTTTTTTGCTCTAATGCACACCTCCATATCTTTTTCACAACCAACATTATCTAGCTTTGCTCTACTCTTCTCCAACTCAACCTCTTTCCTAAGCTTATTCATAGCAAGTAAGGATTCCTGAACCAAGTGCGTAAACGAAACAAGTTTTACATTTTCTAAGTTAATGAGTTTGCTGGCAAATGTATAAAATGCATATCAAATACATAACACATCTTGATGCCAGTATCATACCTTAGTTAAGGTTGCAACTTTTGTTGGTGGAGTAGCCCTGGACACGTTTCTATCACCATCCACTAATAAATATCGGTACCCACTGACATGATATGCATTCTCACCACCCCATCCTTTCGATAGTTTCTCTTCAACTTTCAATATCTTAAGTGATGCCTGATGTATTcaacaaagaaaaagatgagGCTTGCATTAGACCTCCTAAAGATCCACCTTTCATAAAGTATAACTTGTTGATGGATAAAACTTAACCTCATTTGTTTCTTTAAAGCACTAATTCTTATTAAACAATGTGACATATTTTAAAGGTTTCCTCAGAATTTATTAGGAAACAAGATATTCAATATAATAGAAAAAGTACTAACCTGTTCAAGAACTTGCTGCTTCACCGCTGACACTCCTTGTTCCCCATTGGCTATAGAGGATACAGGAATAAGAAGCAACAACGTAAGGTTTCTATGCTGATAAGCACACAGATACATTCTCTCACCAGTCTGTCGAAGCCAAACTGTTGGTGTGGCAAACACCCATGTACCAACCTCTGCGCCCCATAAATCCGTGACAAGATAACCATCTTTTCCTTTGGACCACTTTTCACTTTGTAAGGGCCTCACCACATGATACTGGCTATCTTCGGTAGGGGATACTTCAGATGAACCATAGAAACTTTCAGATGCAGAGCTTGGAATGGCTATGTTAGACTCAATGGCAACACTGGATGCAGTATTGCCTTTTCGTAGGTAGGACCAGGAACTTACACCAACAGATAGAGCTTGTGGAGTCAACCTTAGCACAGCATATGTAAACAAATTGATGGTGTCATCCTGACAAATGAGTCAATAGTCAGGGTTAATCAGAAACTTCATGAAGGACCACTAATTTGCCcaaaactattccatcattgaaaAACAGTATTGTACTTGATGATTAAAACCATACAGGTGATAGTGTTGTCGACACCAGCAGGTCCTGAAATAAAATGAGAGAGTAGCAGGGCATGTTTCCAGCGGAAGATTCAAGCACCCTGACAAGAGACTGGCAAAAAAGGATGACATCAATAAAACAGCGTGAACAACTGCAATATAGTCACCATCTTATGTGGATATGATCCGAAGCATGGGATTAAAATATGCTAACACATATACCAAATGTAAATTATCAAAATCAACAACGCCCTCACAGAACAAAAGGGGAACATCTAACAGAAGCAGTAAGGATAATcacaagaaaataaatttatgacaatgcagaataataaaatttatcaaaccATGTGTTGCATTCATTTCAAGAGCTACACTTGCATTTGGAAGAAAGAACAAAGGAATGCGCAAAAAAAGGATCAGATAACCACATCATCTTTTGCACAAACAATTTTGTTCATTGTAACAAATCACTCGTATTGTATGGACTTGATGAAACCCAAAGACAGCATTGCAAAGTCAACTTAGAGAAATCAGACTGGGCTACAGTCTACTTTGTATATAAAACTTAGAATCGACCAAAGAGATAATCCGAGGATCTATCATCATATCATACTTTTACATAAATTTCCTAGACCTTCTCACGTCACAATTCGCAACTTAAAACTTACCTGAACCTCAATTGCAGCCTCACGGCCTATTGTCAACATCTGCACAGTTCCTTGTTCCTTTAGGCAATCACGGAACGACGGTAAAAGCAGCTTTTTCCCCACAAGATAATCTGCCTCACAAGAGAAAATTGATAAATAAGGTATGAGAGACAGCTACTTCAGCATGTGTCAGGCAGCACAGATCCAAATGAAATCATTTGATACAGCAACTTCACCATTACCGCAGCAGCAATTATTCCATGGAGGCCGCTTTTTACATGCTGACAATTATGAGTTATGACTTACAATGAAATATTTTGAATCTCAACTCAAACTAAAGGATAATCATGATATATCGATTTTGCACTAATATGATGACTCATACCCCTTAGATAATCCATGACAAAGGAATACAGATGACGCCTTATTAGTCCTCCACCAGGTTCTTTCTCCAGCAGTGCCCTTATAGTTCCATGAAACATCACAAAAAGTGAGTGGATTTCTTTAAGAACTTTCCTCAACGCATCATCTCTCCATATAGGTTCTGAATCATTGCTTTTCTCAACCACCTACAAGGCAAAAACTTCACATCACAAGAAATTGCAAACACTTAATGCATGCTCTAAGAACATTTATATCACTcatcttttatttaaaaatgcctaaaaattaaacaaaattcaaGATCAGAGTAAACGCGGCGTGATCATGCATTAACTGTGCTCAGAAAACATGTAAATATTTCTAAGATAGCGCTTAGAACTCAAATCAACAAGCTCTCCCAAACCTTCTAATGGAAGTTACGAGGACGTACAAAATTATTTCTCAAACAATAATACGGTAAGTTCTCGTCCTAACATGAACAAAGGAAAAGGTAGAAACAGAAAATTAGGGTTAAGGAAAAACAGACCATAACCATCCATATATCGGGTTCGGCCTCGTAGAAGATGTGAGAATGTCGTTCAGCTTCAATGACCTCGCACGCAGCCTCAGGAGAGAAAATCCTAGAAGAAATCATGGAATCAGAATCGAGAAGGTTCTAAATCAAAGAGTAATAAGAAGAAATCGAGGATGAACCTGGTGAAAGTGATGAGGCCTTCGCTGAGGCCAACGACGGAGAGTTGCTTGGAGAAGGGGAGGCCAGcggggaagaagaagaggatcTTGTCGAGTTCTTGGCCTTCGTGTTGGCCTCTCCGCAAATCGAAAATGCATAGCTCTACACATTCATTTTCTGTAGCTGCAGAAGACAGCCCCATTCTCATTATGATTATTACTCGCTCTTTGATTTCCTTCTTATTTATATGCTTTTCTACTTTGCTTCCTTCATCATTATGCTAATCCACATTCCATTTTACTCTAAACCCTATCATTTACCAATGCAATTGCTCATTTCAATTCtatatactaaaaatttcaTAAAGCTACTAATCTTTGCTACAATTCTTCTCCAAATTCTTAAATGAAATTCATATTTGTGACGAATTAAgctttaatttatcaaattgaaaaatattatagaCAATCAAAAATTTCTCACGACAAAGTGTCAGATAAATCACAGTTGCTGATAAAAGTTTTAATAATCATTCAACAAtttaatttaaagttttaaacacgTTTACATAGATGCGCACGAATAAAAGAGAAAGACAGTAAGTGAAAGCTTCcaatagtttaaaaattaaatgaatatCTAATCGGTTCCAATAATTATTTTGAAAGTACTACAAttatttctgattttttttataattgattagtccttatgttaataaaaattaacattaatttttttttggcatAAGACTAATTAATCCCACAAAAGTAAAATTCAGgaattgagttgagttttttttattaaaagtttCGTTGTCTTTTGAAATAATTGTCAGACGctgtttatgatttttttctttaaaaattagtaattaaatttttatattagataaaaattttaatttaaattatgttaactattttttgtttgaaaatcAAACTGTTCTTgaaatattcaatttttatatttaatatatgattaattataaaatactTGATAAGCAACTATTTTAACtgcttttttttctaaaattaactactaaaaaatttaattaaaaattttattcaatagaaaaaataaattatcatttttaaattataataagaatttaattttgatgcactaataatataaaatgtCTTATACAGTCGtacaattataattattttcttgAATGATCATTCACAcggttaatataaaaattaattatttttactaatataacGTTATATCACTAAATACACATTAACACTGCATCAAAGTTAAATTCTTATAATAAATTCTGTAAGACTACATGAACCAAATAATTAATCCTTTCCTGGATTAGTTACCAAGAGTAAGTATTTCATAGCAAAAAATCAATGATTTGGTGAGCTGGTGTGACTTCCGTTTGAACAAGTGAAATAAATTTCACAACTCACATAATATGATAGTAAGGTAAGACCACTACCAAATTTTGTCCCTTagtttaaataaataaagaattatattaagggtaaaaaaaaaagataagagagGGTATGTTCATAATCCACATAAATGTCAGCCTCTCATTTTCATCTTGCCACAAATTCTAACGACAATCCTTGCTTGATACAAGCAATTGGAGCATAAGTCTATAAATGTACGcctatataatataatttttaaactaaaataaattagcacactattTGTTATTTGATCAATAAAGAgattttattaaaagaattatTGATAAACGAAAAAATATACCAAATAAAAcatttgtttttataattttgccAACTTATTAACTATTATATTTGTCATTCTAAGTTCTTAGACAACTTAAAAACTTTAAATCGAGTCGGTTTCAACTTTTAACTCTAAAAGTAAAGAACTTTGCTAGATAGAAAATGGTTTTTGTAAACAAtaagttttaaaattgactcaataaaGTAAAAACGCACTACACTCCCAAATTATCcatctaaatcttaatattaggaTAATCATCCGCACACGGGAAATGCTAGAGAGACAATGACTTTGTTAAACAATATGAACaaccaccaatcaaataaaaacacaTTACACTTTCAAATTAaccttctaaattttaatattaaaataaccatccgtacactagtaaaatgaacatcccaTATACTTTTCCTTCCTTAAATAAAACCAACAACCGAATCTTCATTAGATaatgaaattttattaacaacTACTCTCAGCAATTTTTTTAAGGTACATTATTGTTTTGTAAACTCATCCATGCGTATCAATTAAAAAGTCATATCTGAGgtacattatttttttaaatcattacatcaaaattaaattctatttgTAAGAATAAGATCTTTACTGTAAACAACAAAAATAGTTGTAGACAGAGGCATATCTGAGGTGAAAAAGACCAATATATCTACTTAGGCACTCTTAGCCTTAATAACACATACCACCTATTTATTATTCTTCCCCTGAAATAATTAAAGCCTCTATATTCATCGAAGTATCAAACCTCTGCAAATAAAACCATACACAACCTTAGAAcaaaaattcaattcaattctacACAGTTGAAATGCAAGCCTCACCCTACAGTTCCAGAAAACAAGATGATTCTGAGTTCAATAACACCAACCCTAGAAGGTACTCAGCATCATATATAAGAAACATTAGAGAAGacataacaacaacaacaacaacaaggtCTTTTAGATCAAACACAACCATTTCTAGCACTGCTTCCTCACCTGGATACTCATTTAAAGGTAGTATTTAGAACcatcctttgatttattttaattcaattcaaGTTCCTAATCTTTATTACTTCCAAATATGTTGTTTCAGATGAAATAGATCCTTCAATTTATTCTTTCAATACCGCTCTTAAAGGTGATTCCACGACTTGAACCCGTGACCTTCAGGTTTAGTATTTTACAATATTTTGTTGAAAATTcttccaaaaaaataaattgcataATGGTGGTCCCTCATTGCAGCATTGCAAACAAGGTACTGTAGAAGTAGCTGGGAATGCTTATCCCCAGATGGGTTTGCATTGAATTCAAAGTGGAGTGAAGCAGAGAAATATATATGCAACCCAATTTCAGGGGAGGTACCAATGGAATGCTTATCAGCAAAATCTCTTAGTGGAAGATCATTCAGAAAACCATCATCAACAATAAACACTACTATTAGAGTAGTGTCTGATCCTCTAGTTTATTCTTCAAGACAAATCCAAACAAAGCCTTCAATCTACAGTAATatacaagaagaagaagatgatgatgatgtagCTCTTCAGTTTCCAAATCCAGGTTCACATATATACATTTATTGGAAACAAGTTCTTTAtagtatttttacttttacttggTGACACTGACACAGTTCAAAACAAGTCATTTCTTTAAAATCTTTATTCAACATCATTTATCATTTCACAGCTTTTAAtataattcttttctttctagAATTGTATCATTTTAGTAAAAAATGTTTTGTGTACACCAAAATAACTATTTGTATATGGGTGACTGATTTTTTGTATACACATAATACGGTTAATTTTAgtaatatcttttaaaaaaatactagtTGTAAACAAAGtgaaaattagattttttttttgttgagtATATTAATTTTACACTGGAAGTAATTTGAAGAGATCTTCATGTAAATAATTTCATATAATACAGATAAGGTTAACTCATGTAACTGATCTTAGATAATGAAACAAGACTTTCTCGTCGTTGtttgttgttatttttattgtttagtaattttatgttaaaaatctattaaaaaaaatgtttttaatgtAAATTTTCTAAGAATGTGATAATATTTTCCTATTACCATAACGTGGCTCTTCTATGTGACCTATATTTTTAGGTACATGATCCATCCATTATAATTTGGTTATAATCGAAGACTAatcagataaaaaaaaataacaatttatcCATTATAATTCAGTAATAGTAGAATAATTTACTTTATTatgattatttattatttatacagAAATTAAGAAAGAGGAAATGACAATAGAGGCTGATGGTACTCAAAATACAACTCCTTATCTTAGTACAAGCAGTGGCAATAGTGCTCTAACATCATGCATTCCAGAGAGATCAACAAAGCCATACTATGAAGATTCACCTAATTCAATTGCCATAAACAAATCTAAAGAAGAGGTATGTGTTATTTTGGTTT
This sequence is a window from Arachis stenosperma cultivar V10309 chromosome 10, arast.V10309.gnm1.PFL2, whole genome shotgun sequence. Protein-coding genes within it:
- the LOC130956209 gene encoding vacuolar fusion protein CCZ1 homolog B-like isoform X1; translation: MRMGLSSAATENECVELCIFDLRRGQHEGQELDKILFFFPAGLPFSKQLSVVGLSEGLITFTRIFSPEAACEVIEAERHSHIFYEAEPDIWMVMVVEKSNDSEPIWRDDALRKVLKEIHSLFVMFHGTIRALLEKEPGGGLIRRHLYSFVMDYLRACKKRPPWNNCCCDYLVGKKLLLPSFRDCLKEQGTVQMLTIGREAAIEVQSLVRVLESSAGNMPCYSLILFQDLLVSTTLSPDDTINLFTYAVLRLTPQALSVGVSSWSYLRKGNTASSVAIESNIAIPSSASESFYGSSEVSPTEDSQYHVVRPLQSEKWSKGKDGYLVTDLWGAEVGTWVFATPTVWLRQTGERMYLCAYQHRNLTLLLLIPVSSIANGEQGVSAVKQQVLEQASLKILKVEEKLSKGWGGENAYHVSGYRYLLVDGDRNVSRATPPTKVATLTKESLLAMNKLRKEVELEKSRAKLDNVGCEKDMEVCIRAKNNAWVISRITRGRELYMVLEKANETLLYATDAVEKFSNKYCDGTFSLD
- the LOC130956209 gene encoding vacuolar fusion protein CCZ1 homolog A-like isoform X3, with product MRMGLSSAATENECVELCIFDLRRGQHEGQELDKILFFFPAGLPFSKQLSVVGLSEGLITFTRIFSPEAACEVIEAERHSHIFYEAEPDIWMVMVVEKSNDSEPIWRDDALRKVLKEIHSLFVMFHGTIRALLEKEPGGGLIRRHLYSFVMDYLRACKKRPPWNNCCCDYLVGKKLLLPSFRDCLKEQGTVQMLTIGREAAIEVQSLVRVLESSAGNMPCYSLILFQDLLVSTTLSPDDTINLFTYAVLRLTPQALSVGVSSWSYLRKGNTASSVAIESNIAIPSSASESFYGSSEVSPTEDSQYHVVRPLQSEKWSKGKDGYLVTDLWGAEVGTWVFATPTVWLRQTGERMYLCAYQHRNLTLLLLIPVSSIANGEQGVSAVKQQVLEQASLKILKVEEKLSKGWGGENAYHVSGYRYLLVDGDRNVSRATPPTKVATLTKIL
- the LOC130955182 gene encoding uncharacterized protein LOC130955182 isoform X2, which encodes MQASPYSSRKQDDSEFNNTNPRRYSASYIRNIREDITTTTTTRSFRSNTTISSTASSPGYSFKDEIDPSIYSFNTALKALQTRYCRSSWECLSPDGFALNSKWSEAEKYICNPISGEVPMECLSAKSLSGRSFRKPSSTINTTIRVVSDPLVYSSRQIQTKPSIYSNIQEEEDDDDVALQFPNPEIKKEEMTIEADGTQNTTPYLSTSSGNSALTSCIPERSTKPYYEDSPNSIAINKSKEEIILQCEVSKQKAQEQPIWINKKVFTLR
- the LOC130956209 gene encoding vacuolar fusion protein CCZ1 homolog B-like isoform X2; this translates as MRMGLSSAATENECVELCIFDLRRGQHEGQELDKILFFFPAGLPFSKQLSVVGLSEGLITFTRIFSPEAACEVIEAERHSHIFYEAEPDIWMVMVVEKSNDSEPIWRDDALRKVLKEIHSLFVMFHGTIRALLEKEPGGGLIRRHLYSFVMDYLRDYLVGKKLLLPSFRDCLKEQGTVQMLTIGREAAIEVQSLVRVLESSAGNMPCYSLILFQDLLVSTTLSPDDTINLFTYAVLRLTPQALSVGVSSWSYLRKGNTASSVAIESNIAIPSSASESFYGSSEVSPTEDSQYHVVRPLQSEKWSKGKDGYLVTDLWGAEVGTWVFATPTVWLRQTGERMYLCAYQHRNLTLLLLIPVSSIANGEQGVSAVKQQVLEQASLKILKVEEKLSKGWGGENAYHVSGYRYLLVDGDRNVSRATPPTKVATLTKESLLAMNKLRKEVELEKSRAKLDNVGCEKDMEVCIRAKNNAWVISRITRGRELYMVLEKANETLLYATDAVEKFSNKYCDGTFSLD
- the LOC130955182 gene encoding uncharacterized protein LOC130955182 isoform X1, translated to MQASPYSSRKQDDSEFNNTNPRRYSASYIRNIREDITTTTTTRSFRSNTTISSTASSPGYSFKDEIDPSIYSFNTALKALQTRYCRSSWECLSPDGFALNSKWSEAEKYICNPISGEVPMECLSAKSLSGRSFRKPSSTINTTIRVVSDPLVYSSRQIQTKPSIYSNIQEEEDDDDVALQFPNPEIKKEEMTIEADGTQNTTPYLSTSSGNSALTSCIPERSTKPYYEDSPNSIAINKSKEEVEMQGKETWEAIKESERRKNEYMKRDVQLCRRSGCFSWMKHNKRHRENNERRRKNTTSFIHFKGC